A genomic window from Aurantimicrobium photophilum includes:
- a CDS encoding amino acid permease, with protein MSKDTLNVSGVTYTTADANYFKKRTLKRSAGLWGLWGLAVAAVVSGDFSGWNFGIGFAGFGGMLIAFAVLIFMYYGMMFSIGEMAGAMPHSGGAYSFARSAMGPWGGFITGLAETIEYVATTAVVVFFSASYANSVTSELLGLNLPMFVWYIILYAVFVLLNSAGSAVSFKFAIVVSIISIAILLVFSVMAVFSGKLDFNSLWNIAPDAGQSTFLPHGWLPILFALPYAMWFFLGIEELPLAAEEAHDPVKDIPRAGLIARTTLIVTGLLVLFLNTALVGAEGISAAGEPLLDGFRAMVGDGAAAVLALFALIGLLASLQGIMFAYGRNMYSLSRAGYYPKVLSLTGKRETPYVALTVGAVIGFLALIAVDSLGGATGVAGAIVLNIAVWGAVIAYILQMVSFVILRKKFPKANRPYKSPWGIPGAVIAAVVSLAIFFGFFINEPARPAIIAIAVIYALMLIGFALYGRKRLVLSPEEEYAVSGGLHGDPQKEGYGGKVEKDLLASDGADGK; from the coding sequence ATGTCCAAAGACACCTTGAACGTCTCGGGTGTGACGTACACAACCGCAGACGCCAACTATTTCAAGAAACGGACGCTCAAGCGTTCGGCCGGTTTGTGGGGCCTCTGGGGTCTCGCAGTAGCAGCAGTTGTTTCCGGCGACTTCTCCGGATGGAACTTCGGTATTGGCTTCGCCGGCTTTGGTGGAATGCTCATCGCATTCGCCGTCCTCATCTTTATGTACTACGGAATGATGTTCAGCATTGGTGAGATGGCGGGAGCCATGCCTCACTCTGGTGGAGCTTATTCATTCGCCCGATCGGCAATGGGGCCGTGGGGTGGATTCATTACCGGTCTCGCAGAAACGATTGAGTACGTCGCCACCACTGCCGTGGTTGTCTTCTTCTCTGCGTCCTATGCCAACAGTGTGACCAGTGAACTCTTGGGACTCAACCTGCCCATGTTCGTCTGGTACATCATCCTGTATGCGGTGTTTGTGTTGTTGAACTCCGCAGGTTCTGCCGTGTCCTTCAAGTTCGCCATCGTGGTGTCGATCATCTCAATCGCAATCTTGCTGGTCTTCTCTGTCATGGCGGTGTTCTCCGGCAAGCTCGACTTCAACTCGCTCTGGAACATCGCTCCAGATGCCGGTCAGTCCACGTTCCTCCCACACGGGTGGTTGCCGATTCTGTTCGCTCTTCCCTATGCAATGTGGTTCTTCCTGGGTATTGAAGAACTTCCTCTTGCTGCCGAAGAAGCCCACGACCCTGTCAAGGACATTCCTCGTGCAGGTCTGATCGCTCGCACTACCCTGATCGTGACTGGTTTGTTGGTGCTGTTCCTCAACACTGCCCTTGTCGGCGCCGAAGGAATCAGCGCTGCAGGTGAGCCATTGCTTGATGGCTTCCGCGCCATGGTCGGTGACGGTGCAGCAGCTGTGCTTGCACTGTTTGCTCTCATTGGTTTGCTTGCTTCCCTCCAGGGAATCATGTTCGCCTACGGCCGCAACATGTACTCGCTCTCACGAGCTGGTTACTACCCCAAGGTGCTCTCTCTGACAGGAAAGCGCGAGACCCCCTACGTTGCACTGACCGTTGGTGCAGTTATTGGGTTCCTTGCACTGATTGCAGTTGACTCCCTCGGTGGAGCAACCGGTGTTGCCGGAGCTATCGTGCTCAACATCGCAGTATGGGGTGCTGTTATCGCCTACATCCTGCAGATGGTGTCCTTCGTTATCCTGCGCAAGAAGTTCCCCAAGGCTAATCGCCCCTACAAGAGCCCTTGGGGTATCCCCGGTGCTGTTATTGCGGCAGTGGTCTCGCTGGCGATCTTCTTCGGATTCTTCATCAACGAACCAGCACGTCCAGCCATCATCGCTATTGCAGTGATCTATGCATTGATGCTGATTGGTTTTGCACTCTACGGACGTAAGCGACTGGTGCTCTCACCTGAAGAAGAATATGCCGTTTCAGGAGGTCTCCACGGAGACCCCCAAAAGGAAGGCTACGGCGGCAAGGTGGAGAAGGATCTTCTCGCCTCCGACGGTGCTGACGGAAAATAA
- a CDS encoding glutamine synthetase family protein: MSTAAGNLTAEGLKALVEDGSIDTVIVSFTDMQGRLVGKRISARLFVEDVMAHGAECCNYLFAVDVENNTVDGYSISSWERGYGDMAMIPDMSTLRTAPWLEGTAMVMADMQWLDHSPVMQSPREILRTQINRLAAHGLIPYVGTELEFIVFDDTYREAWAKGYDNLRPSTDYNVDYDLLASTRVEPLLRDIRNSMDAAGMYCEGVKGECNLGQQEIAFRYDEALVTCDNHSVYKSGAKVIADKHGKSLTFMAKFNEREGNSCHIHISLRDTDGNPVFADKNAEHGMSKMFRHFLAGQIAAMRELSLFFAPNINSYKRYVDGSFAPTAVAWGLDNRTCSLRVVGQGHGMRVEQRVPGGDVNQYLAVAALIAAGLHGIENELELEPLTTGNAYTGGAPRVPSSLRDAAELFANSTIAKEAFGQDVVDHYLNYARIEVAAYDSAITDWERVRGFERL, encoded by the coding sequence ATGTCCACTGCAGCTGGGAACCTCACCGCCGAAGGCCTCAAGGCTCTCGTCGAGGATGGAAGCATCGACACCGTAATCGTGTCATTTACTGACATGCAGGGGCGTCTTGTGGGTAAGCGAATCTCGGCACGACTCTTCGTAGAGGATGTTATGGCTCATGGCGCCGAGTGTTGCAACTACCTCTTTGCCGTTGATGTTGAAAACAACACCGTTGACGGATATTCCATCTCGAGCTGGGAACGCGGCTATGGAGATATGGCCATGATCCCCGACATGAGCACCCTGCGCACAGCTCCCTGGCTCGAAGGCACAGCTATGGTGATGGCAGACATGCAGTGGCTGGACCACTCCCCTGTGATGCAGTCCCCCCGGGAAATCCTGCGCACCCAGATCAACCGTCTCGCTGCACATGGACTGATTCCTTACGTAGGAACAGAACTTGAGTTCATCGTTTTTGATGACACTTACCGCGAAGCATGGGCTAAGGGTTACGACAACCTGCGCCCCTCCACGGACTACAACGTGGACTATGACCTCCTCGCATCCACCCGTGTCGAGCCGCTGCTGCGTGACATTCGTAACTCCATGGATGCGGCCGGGATGTATTGCGAAGGCGTCAAGGGTGAGTGCAACCTTGGTCAGCAAGAAATCGCATTCCGCTACGACGAGGCCCTCGTCACCTGCGACAACCACTCGGTATACAAGAGCGGCGCCAAGGTGATTGCGGACAAGCACGGCAAGTCACTGACGTTTATGGCGAAGTTCAACGAGCGTGAAGGTAACTCCTGCCACATCCACATCAGTCTCCGCGACACTGACGGTAACCCGGTCTTCGCAGATAAGAACGCTGAACACGGCATGAGCAAGATGTTCCGCCACTTCTTGGCCGGACAGATTGCTGCCATGCGCGAGCTTTCCCTCTTCTTCGCTCCAAACATCAACTCCTACAAGCGCTACGTTGATGGCAGCTTCGCTCCTACCGCAGTTGCGTGGGGCCTGGATAACCGCACGTGCTCTCTTCGTGTTGTCGGCCAAGGTCACGGCATGCGTGTCGAGCAGCGCGTACCCGGTGGAGACGTCAACCAGTACCTCGCAGTTGCTGCACTGATTGCTGCAGGACTACACGGTATTGAAAACGAGCTCGAACTCGAGCCTCTCACCACAGGCAACGCCTACACCGGAGGTGCACCCCGCGTCCCCTCTAGCTTGCGTGATGCGGCCGAGTTGTTTGCCAACTCAACCATCGCCAAGGAAGCTTTCGGACAGGATGTCGTAGATCACTACCTCAACTACGCACGTATTGAAGTAGCAGCTTACGACTCTGCGATTACTGACTGGGAGCGCGTCCGTGGCTTCGAGCGTCTCTAA
- a CDS encoding gamma-glutamyl-gamma-aminobutyrate hydrolase family protein gives MASSVSNRKPVIGLTTYLEQAQSGVWDVQAAFLPKVYFNAVNKAGGIAVLLPPQAIDAESAETILDGLDGLIICGGKDVDPARYGQDPHPLTDEPRPDRDALEDALLTAAINRELPFLGICRGAQMLNVIRGGDLIQHLPDVVGDDRYQKGQGNFSHIPVKVEEDSLLAEILNNDAPVGAMYHHQAIGEVGEGLSVVATTKDGVIEALQLDDVPFGLAVQWHPEQTPEDIGLFEGLVDAAKEYAHHHPRNTQRSSS, from the coding sequence GTGGCTTCGAGCGTCTCTAATCGCAAACCCGTCATTGGGCTGACAACCTACCTCGAGCAGGCACAATCAGGGGTCTGGGACGTTCAGGCTGCCTTCTTACCCAAGGTGTATTTCAATGCCGTCAATAAAGCCGGTGGCATTGCCGTCCTCCTCCCCCCACAGGCCATCGATGCAGAAAGCGCTGAAACCATTCTGGACGGGCTAGATGGATTGATTATCTGTGGCGGCAAGGATGTTGACCCAGCCCGCTATGGACAGGATCCTCACCCTCTGACCGACGAACCACGGCCAGATCGTGATGCTCTGGAAGACGCCCTCCTCACCGCGGCCATTAATCGCGAACTGCCTTTCCTCGGCATTTGCCGCGGAGCTCAAATGCTCAATGTGATCCGCGGTGGCGACCTGATTCAACACCTCCCCGACGTTGTCGGTGATGACCGCTACCAAAAGGGCCAAGGAAACTTCAGCCACATTCCCGTGAAAGTCGAAGAAGATTCACTCCTCGCCGAGATCTTGAACAACGATGCACCCGTGGGTGCGATGTATCACCACCAAGCCATTGGCGAGGTCGGTGAAGGTCTCAGCGTTGTTGCCACCACCAAAGATGGCGTGATTGAAGCACTCCAACTTGATGACGTTCCGTTCGGTCTTGCCGTGCAATGGCACCCAGAACAAACCCCCGAAGACATCGGCCTCTTTGAAGGCCTGGTGGATGCAGCAAAAGAATATGCCCACCACCACCCCCGCAACACTCAAAGGAGCTCATCGTGA
- a CDS encoding aldehyde dehydrogenase family protein: MVSYTIINPATEEAGETIEHLSLEQTDEAIDLAKRAQKEWAARNPADRAAALRLFADAVDGDIENLAQLEVRNSGHPIGQARWEAEHVRNVLEYYSATPERLFGKQIPVAGGIDFTFHEPLGVVGVITPWNFPMTIASWGFAPALAAGNAVVLKPAEWTPLTSIRLGELALQSGLPEGLFQVLPGQGSVVGERFVTNPTVRKVVFTGSTAVGKRIMAGAADQIKRVTLELGGKSANIVFADADLEKAAASAPYGVFENAGQDCCARSRILVQRSVYDKFMEYLEPAVKGVKVGDPLDEATEMGPLVHKKHFDSVSSYVPSDAPVAFRGSAPEGAGYWFAPTVLTPDSRNHISATDEIFGPVVTVLPFDDDADAMELANATEYGLSGSIWTRDVGRALRISRGVESGNLSVNSHSSVRYNTPFGGFKQSGLGRELGPDAALAFTETKNVFIPAD; this comes from the coding sequence ATCGTGAGTTACACCATCATCAACCCTGCAACAGAAGAAGCAGGCGAAACTATTGAGCACCTGAGCCTGGAACAAACAGATGAGGCAATTGATCTCGCCAAGCGTGCACAGAAAGAATGGGCTGCAAGAAACCCTGCCGACCGCGCTGCAGCTCTGCGTCTCTTTGCTGATGCCGTAGACGGCGATATTGAAAACCTTGCCCAACTCGAAGTTCGTAACTCTGGCCACCCCATCGGTCAGGCCCGTTGGGAAGCTGAACACGTGCGTAATGTTCTCGAGTATTACTCGGCAACCCCTGAGCGTCTCTTTGGCAAGCAGATTCCCGTTGCCGGCGGGATTGACTTTACGTTCCATGAGCCCCTGGGGGTGGTGGGGGTCATCACCCCATGGAACTTCCCCATGACCATTGCATCATGGGGTTTTGCGCCTGCACTTGCAGCAGGTAACGCTGTTGTTCTGAAGCCTGCTGAGTGGACTCCCCTCACCAGTATTCGTTTGGGTGAGCTTGCCCTGCAATCTGGACTACCTGAAGGACTTTTCCAGGTGCTGCCAGGCCAGGGTTCAGTCGTGGGAGAGCGCTTCGTCACCAACCCCACCGTGCGCAAGGTTGTCTTCACTGGCTCCACCGCAGTGGGCAAGCGCATCATGGCTGGCGCAGCAGACCAGATCAAACGAGTGACTCTCGAGCTCGGCGGCAAAAGCGCCAACATTGTCTTTGCAGATGCGGACCTCGAGAAAGCAGCTGCGAGCGCTCCCTATGGTGTCTTCGAAAATGCAGGCCAGGACTGCTGCGCTCGCAGTCGTATCTTGGTTCAGCGCAGCGTCTATGACAAGTTCATGGAATACCTCGAGCCAGCAGTCAAGGGCGTCAAGGTAGGTGACCCTCTCGATGAAGCGACAGAGATGGGTCCCTTGGTTCACAAAAAGCACTTTGACAGCGTCTCTTCCTATGTCCCCAGCGATGCACCGGTTGCTTTCCGCGGTTCTGCACCTGAGGGTGCTGGCTACTGGTTTGCTCCCACCGTGCTGACTCCTGATTCCCGCAATCACATCAGCGCAACGGATGAAATCTTTGGTCCTGTCGTCACTGTGCTTCCATTTGATGATGATGCTGACGCCATGGAACTGGCTAATGCAACCGAGTATGGGCTCTCTGGATCCATCTGGACACGCGATGTGGGACGCGCGCTGCGTATTTCACGAGGCGTGGAGTCTGGAAACCTGTCCGTGAACTCGCACTCTTCCGTCCGTTACAACACCCCGTTCGGCGGATTCAAGCAGTCGGGACTAGGCCGCGAGCTTGGTCCAGATGCAGCCTTGGCTTTCACCGAAACCAAAAACGTCTTTATTCCTGCCGACTAA
- a CDS encoding 3-oxoacyl-ACP reductase — protein sequence MSIEKIDLTQRLAGKVAVITGGASGIGFATAKRFAAEGATVVIGDVAPQEAGEKAAAEVGGLYVRADVTDEDQVNNLFDTAFKVYGSVDIAFNNAGISPPDDDSIETTELPAWNKVQDVNLKSVYLCSRAALRHMVKQQSGSIINTASFVAVMGSATSQISYTASKGGVLAMSRELGVQFARQGIRVNALCPGPVNTPLLQELFAKDPERAQRRLVHIPIGRFAKPEELAAAVAFLASDDSSFITGSTFLVDGGISSAYVTPLD from the coding sequence ATGAGTATCGAAAAGATTGACCTCACCCAGCGTCTTGCCGGCAAGGTTGCCGTCATCACCGGTGGCGCAAGCGGCATCGGCTTTGCTACCGCAAAGCGCTTCGCAGCGGAAGGCGCCACAGTCGTCATTGGCGACGTTGCCCCCCAAGAAGCTGGCGAGAAAGCAGCTGCGGAGGTAGGCGGACTGTATGTCCGTGCTGACGTGACCGATGAAGATCAGGTGAACAACCTCTTCGACACCGCATTCAAAGTCTATGGATCTGTTGACATTGCTTTTAACAACGCTGGCATCTCACCACCCGATGACGACTCCATTGAAACCACTGAACTTCCTGCATGGAACAAGGTTCAAGACGTCAACCTCAAGTCGGTCTACCTGTGCTCACGCGCTGCGCTCCGCCACATGGTGAAGCAGCAGAGCGGCTCCATCATCAACACGGCTTCCTTCGTAGCCGTGATGGGATCTGCCACCTCACAGATTTCCTACACCGCTTCCAAGGGTGGAGTTCTGGCCATGAGCCGTGAACTCGGTGTTCAGTTTGCTCGTCAGGGCATCAGAGTCAACGCTCTCTGTCCTGGCCCAGTGAACACTCCCCTGCTTCAGGAGCTGTTTGCTAAGGATCCCGAGCGTGCACAGCGTCGGCTGGTCCACATTCCTATCGGTCGCTTTGCTAAGCCCGAGGAGCTTGCCGCAGCCGTTGCATTCCTTGCCAGTGATGACTCTTCTTTCATTACAGGTTCAACCTTCCTGGTTGACGGTGGAATTTCCTCTGCCTACGTCACTCCACTGGACTAA
- a CDS encoding FadR/GntR family transcriptional regulator, which produces MSPDIQPGLAAVTSPLNGDLLLRPVRGGNTYEETVERLLQTIRLGLALPGVQLPPERELATMLDVSRDTVRLAISSLVDAGYLVVKRGRYGGTFVADNLPTQPLRMGRDGELTHNVEFTHDELEDVLILREILECGAAQHAATRSLSSVEREQLWSVLKETAESTSENYRMLDSRLHLLIAELTGSPSLLSQVATSRMRVNELLDGIPLLAPNIAHSNEQHEAIVLAILTGDTDKASAAMADHVSGSAALLRGFLG; this is translated from the coding sequence ATGTCTCCCGACATCCAACCTGGACTGGCCGCAGTCACAAGTCCACTCAACGGTGACTTGTTACTTCGGCCTGTCCGGGGTGGGAACACCTATGAGGAAACGGTGGAGCGTTTGCTTCAAACCATTCGCTTAGGTTTAGCACTTCCTGGTGTCCAGCTACCTCCTGAGCGCGAGCTAGCCACCATGTTGGATGTCAGTCGCGACACTGTTCGTTTAGCTATCTCGTCGCTGGTAGATGCGGGCTATCTCGTCGTAAAGCGGGGGAGATATGGTGGCACGTTCGTAGCAGATAACCTCCCGACACAACCCTTGCGCATGGGCCGAGATGGTGAACTCACGCATAACGTTGAATTCACTCATGACGAGTTAGAAGACGTGCTCATCCTGCGTGAAATTTTGGAATGTGGAGCTGCCCAACACGCGGCAACTCGGAGCTTGAGCTCTGTCGAACGTGAGCAGCTGTGGTCTGTCCTGAAAGAGACGGCTGAATCTACTTCAGAGAACTACCGAATGTTGGACTCTCGCTTGCATTTGCTCATTGCAGAGTTGACCGGTTCTCCTTCACTTCTGTCGCAAGTTGCCACCTCACGCATGAGAGTCAATGAACTCCTTGACGGAATTCCACTTCTGGCTCCCAACATTGCGCACTCCAACGAACAACATGAAGCAATCGTGTTGGCAATTCTCACTGGTGATACAGATAAAGCCAGTGCGGCAATGGCTGACCACGTTTCTGGCTCTGCAGCTCTGCTTCGTGGCTTCCTGGGGTAA